One genomic region from Diabrotica undecimpunctata isolate CICGRU chromosome 9, icDiaUnde3, whole genome shotgun sequence encodes:
- the LOC140451293 gene encoding uncharacterized protein — protein sequence MVLAYNTGKAGIGLSDVITAYPSPLRKTINCYRKIAKELLLNTLVVNAYILYVQVTDNKIGVVEYRKEIVKFLCCSSSANPIHLVTPKRKCHELSEVQGHKHKIGRYYKSCYEANMKNEGRIVAKNN from the coding sequence ATGGTTTTAGCTTACAATACAGGCAAAGCTGGAATTGGTTTATCAGATGTTATAACAGCATATCCCAGTCCACTACGTAAAACTATTAACTGCTACAGAAAAATAGCAAAAGAGCTATTATTAAACACTTTAGTAGTGAATGCATACATTTTGTATGTGCAGGTTACTGATAACAAAATAGGTGTGGTTGAATATCGCAAAGAAATTGTGAAGTTTCTCTGTTGTAGCAGTTCAGCAAATCCCATCCATCTGGTTACTCCGAAAAGAAAATGCCACGAGTTAAGTGAGGTCCAGGGACATAAGCATAAAATAGGAAGATACTACAAATCATGTTATGAAGCAAATATGAAAAATGAAGGTCGTATAGTAGCAAAGAACAATTAG